The following coding sequences are from one Bradyrhizobium sp. WSM471 window:
- a CDS encoding carboxymuconolactone decarboxylase family protein, whose protein sequence is MTFYLSPDDLKSIPAFVALAPVEANAFLAFNHAVERKDGLIPPKYRELISLAVALTTQCAYCLDVHTAQAAKAGVTREEIAEAALIAAAVRAGGTLGHALLAQRLFERHRGEELG, encoded by the coding sequence ATGACCTTTTATCTAAGCCCTGACGATCTGAAATCCATCCCGGCCTTCGTGGCGCTCGCGCCGGTCGAGGCCAACGCGTTCCTTGCGTTCAACCACGCGGTCGAGCGCAAGGACGGATTGATCCCGCCAAAATATCGCGAGCTGATCTCGCTCGCGGTCGCGCTCACGACGCAATGCGCCTATTGCCTCGATGTGCACACGGCGCAGGCGGCGAAGGCCGGTGTAACGCGCGAAGAAATCGCGGAAGCCGCGCTGATTGCGGCGGCGGTTCGCGCCGGCGGCACGCTCGGCCACGCGTTGTTGGCGCAGCGCCTGTTCGAGCGGCATCGGGGCGAGGAGCTGGGATAG
- a CDS encoding DUF429 domain-containing protein, producing MPSYLGLDGFRFGWVAAWIDDRGDHCFDYSPVLARLLALPHARAMIDMPIGLKWSGYRVCDLRARELVGPAVFLGARRGLWSFADMAAANRHYWAREGKGRGVSAQLWNIRDKIGDVDAIMTPTRQATIGEAHPELIFWNLAGRARLAKKTSAEGREQRIALLQQRGFVRLPKWLTQRHGTGIGRDDLIDACACAVAARDSTQRFGGEETDPRGLRMEINY from the coding sequence TTGCCAAGCTATCTCGGCCTCGATGGATTCCGCTTCGGCTGGGTCGCCGCCTGGATCGACGATCGCGGTGATCACTGCTTCGATTATTCGCCGGTTCTCGCGCGGCTGCTCGCGCTGCCGCATGCCCGAGCGATGATCGACATGCCGATCGGATTGAAATGGAGCGGATATCGCGTCTGCGATTTGCGCGCACGCGAGCTGGTCGGTCCTGCCGTGTTTCTCGGCGCGCGCCGCGGCCTCTGGAGCTTTGCCGACATGGCCGCAGCCAACCGTCACTACTGGGCGCGCGAGGGCAAGGGCAGGGGCGTGTCGGCGCAGCTCTGGAACATCAGGGACAAGATCGGGGACGTCGACGCGATCATGACGCCGACGCGGCAGGCGACCATCGGCGAAGCGCATCCGGAATTGATTTTTTGGAATCTGGCTGGGCGGGCCCGGCTTGCTAAGAAGACATCGGCGGAGGGCCGCGAGCAACGCATCGCACTCCTGCAGCAGCGCGGCTTCGTGCGCTTGCCGAAATGGCTGACCCAACGACACGGCACTGGCATCGGCCGTGACGATCTCATCGACGCCTGTGCCTGCGCGGTCGCGGCACGCGACAGCACGCAGCGGTTCGGCGGGGAGGAGACCGACCCGCGGGGCTTGCGGATGGAGATCAATTATTGA